A single Verrucomicrobiota bacterium DNA region contains:
- a CDS encoding NAD(P)-dependent oxidoreductase: protein MNLQTNQVIVTGALGWLGMSLVQALVKGLPDHDDLKQPQKDLRIRCLILPGQDGNALSKISKRIVVDTGDIRNPADCARLCQGAKEAILFHTAGIIHPRNVAEFYQINLDGTINVLDAAIRAGVKRAIIVSSNSPCGCNPHPDHLFDELSPYRPYMHYGRSKMRMELAVKQRQDRIETVLIRPPWFYGPNQPPRQTLFFQMIRDGKAPIVGNGRNLRSMSYIDNLCQGLLLAALVEQASGQTYWIADKRPYSMNEIVDTVERLLENEFGQQCAHKRLRLPGLTSEIAYAVDATLQTAGFYHQNIHVLSEMNKTIACSVAKAEKELGYRAAVELEEGMRRSLRWCGESGIRI from the coding sequence ATGAATCTTCAGACCAACCAAGTCATCGTCACCGGCGCGCTCGGCTGGCTCGGCATGAGCCTCGTGCAGGCGTTGGTCAAAGGCTTACCCGATCACGATGACCTCAAGCAGCCGCAAAAGGATTTGCGCATTCGCTGTCTGATTTTACCCGGACAAGATGGCAACGCGCTCAGTAAAATTTCAAAGCGAATTGTGGTCGATACCGGCGACATTCGCAACCCTGCCGACTGTGCGCGTCTTTGCCAGGGTGCAAAGGAAGCGATACTCTTCCACACCGCCGGCATCATCCACCCGCGTAACGTGGCGGAGTTTTATCAGATCAATCTGGACGGGACGATCAACGTGCTCGACGCCGCCATCCGCGCCGGTGTCAAACGCGCAATCATCGTCTCCTCAAACTCGCCCTGCGGTTGCAATCCACACCCCGATCATTTGTTCGATGAACTTTCGCCGTATCGCCCTTACATGCACTACGGCCGCTCCAAGATGCGGATGGAACTGGCCGTGAAGCAGCGGCAGGACCGAATCGAAACCGTCCTCATCCGTCCGCCGTGGTTTTACGGGCCGAATCAACCGCCGCGCCAGACCCTGTTCTTCCAGATGATTCGCGACGGCAAAGCGCCCATCGTCGGCAACGGCCGGAATTTGCGCTCGATGAGTTACATCGACAATCTCTGCCAAGGGTTGCTGCTCGCAGCGCTCGTCGAGCAGGCAAGCGGACAAACCTATTGGATCGCGGACAAACGGCCTTATTCAATGAATGAAATCGTCGATACCGTCGAACGTTTGCTGGAAAATGAATTCGGACAACAATGCGCGCACAAACGCCTGCGACTGCCGGGACTCACCAGTGAAATCGCATACGCGGTGGATGCCACCTTGCAAACGGCGGGCTTTTATCACCAGAACATTCACGTCCTTTCGGAGATGAACAAAACCATCGCCTGCTCCGTGGCCAAGGCGGAAAAAGAACTGGGTTATCGCGCGGCAGTGGAACTGGAGGAAGGCATGCGGCGCTCGCTGCGGTGGTGTGGGGAAAGTGGAATTCGTATTTAA